A genome region from Methylobacterium sp. FF17 includes the following:
- the addA gene encoding double-strand break repair helicase AddA yields MSGVSTREAFVVDDLTKTAQRRAADPRASAWVSANAGAGKTKVLTDRVVRLLLDGAPPARILCLTFTKAAAANMSIRVFRVLGRWVTLDDATLSAELTELTGERPARKTLQVARRLFARAVETPGGLKIETLHALCERLLHMFPFEANVPARFVVLDEVQASDAFQIETGNVLADAIGGGYPHLGDALAIVGPEATGDALRKAIRNAMRARDVLAARGGLDGAFGALADALGVRAGETVAEIETRMLDGVLGDLVETAARLRTGKATDEGIADRLVQVDAIRDEASRRDEALEVYRAIFFTKEGEPKADKSLGTKAVPEDVKQALRDERDRLEPLQDSLRGVRALERTQALFTLAAEIHRRVETQKARLGALDFDDLIHKTLDLLGRVDSTWVLYKLDRGVDHVLIDEAQDTNPHQWEILRRITAEFASGEGAREVARTRFAVGDPKQSIYSFQGAEPREFETTRRAWQRAATGAELAFEDVRLELSFRSAGGVLRAVDATFKIAEHYEGLSFDDTAIGTTHSTARKAAPGTVELWPIEEPADEPEPDAWAAPVDAPETNAPAIVTARRVARAALAWITTGDESGRVWRPGDILILVRKRSAAFEEVIRAMKALGVPVAGQDRLDIAAHIAVNDLVAVGRAGLLPADDLTLAGALKTPLVGLDDDDLVRIAACRDLHETLEDALARHAAAGDPAAIRGHEALRAWIALAACEGPFGFYATLLGARGGRRALVSRLGGEAGDAIDVFLMTAAQAEQAPDAPSLGGFLARYDTVPGRGEGGHTVKRDLESGRDEVRVMTVHGAKGLEAPVVVVIDGCEALGRNDPPLLSVAGSEPARSRFGQGAGPLPPVWAGAKAGDCEAVTQARAALQARAREEHNRLLYVAMTRAADRLVIAPYRGHEAPTEAAWCEMIRTGLEAEFGAGESVETAYGPSTLWRDGGAATAPEATPAVAAAPPNLPAWLERPVAPEAEAAPPVTPSGALGAADTRRQPGQRQADNAARKRGTLIHSLVEHLPRIDPDQRAAAATAFVRARAPGLEPAKQAAIVTATLRLLEEPDLAPLFAREARAEVTLSGRVRVGGVSRPVFGRVDRLAVSADTVWVADFKTGRPLAEGAALPRAEAGQIALYAALLAEIYPAHRVVPMLVWTSGPIIRRLDAHEVAAALETLAQRAA; encoded by the coding sequence ATGAGTGGCGTATCCACCCGCGAAGCCTTCGTCGTCGACGACCTCACCAAGACCGCGCAGCGGAGGGCCGCCGATCCGCGCGCCTCGGCCTGGGTTTCGGCCAATGCGGGTGCGGGCAAGACCAAGGTGCTCACCGACCGCGTGGTGCGCCTGCTCCTCGACGGGGCGCCGCCCGCGCGCATCCTCTGCCTCACCTTCACCAAGGCGGCGGCGGCCAACATGTCGATCCGGGTGTTCCGCGTGCTCGGCCGCTGGGTGACCCTGGACGACGCCACGCTCAGCGCCGAACTCACCGAATTGACGGGTGAGCGCCCCGCGCGAAAAACCCTGCAGGTGGCGCGGCGCCTGTTCGCGCGAGCCGTCGAGACGCCGGGCGGCCTGAAGATCGAGACCCTGCACGCGCTCTGCGAGCGGCTGCTGCACATGTTTCCCTTCGAGGCGAACGTTCCCGCCCGCTTCGTGGTGCTGGACGAGGTCCAGGCCTCGGACGCCTTCCAGATCGAGACCGGCAACGTGCTCGCCGATGCCATCGGCGGTGGTTATCCCCATCTCGGCGATGCCCTCGCCATCGTCGGGCCGGAGGCCACGGGCGACGCCCTGCGCAAGGCGATCCGCAACGCGATGCGGGCGCGCGACGTCCTGGCCGCGCGCGGCGGACTCGACGGCGCCTTCGGCGCCTTGGCCGACGCCCTCGGCGTCCGGGCCGGCGAGACCGTGGCGGAGATCGAGACCCGGATGCTCGACGGGGTCCTGGGCGATCTCGTGGAGACCGCCGCGCGCCTGCGCACCGGCAAGGCCACCGACGAGGGCATCGCCGACAGGCTGGTGCAGGTCGATGCGATACGGGACGAGGCCAGCCGCCGGGACGAGGCCCTGGAGGTCTATCGCGCCATCTTCTTCACCAAGGAGGGCGAGCCGAAGGCCGACAAGAGCCTCGGAACCAAGGCGGTTCCGGAGGACGTCAAGCAGGCCCTGCGCGACGAGCGCGACCGCCTGGAACCCCTCCAGGACAGCCTGCGCGGGGTGCGTGCCCTGGAACGCACGCAGGCCCTGTTCACGCTCGCGGCCGAGATCCACCGGCGGGTCGAGACCCAGAAGGCACGCCTCGGGGCGCTCGATTTCGACGACCTGATCCACAAGACCCTGGACCTGCTCGGCCGGGTCGATTCCACCTGGGTGCTCTACAAGCTCGATCGCGGCGTCGATCACGTCCTCATCGACGAGGCCCAGGACACCAACCCGCACCAGTGGGAGATCCTGCGCCGCATCACCGCCGAGTTCGCCAGCGGCGAGGGGGCGCGCGAGGTCGCCCGCACGCGCTTCGCCGTGGGGGATCCGAAGCAGTCGATCTACAGCTTCCAGGGCGCCGAGCCGCGCGAGTTCGAGACCACCCGGCGCGCCTGGCAGCGCGCCGCCACCGGCGCCGAGCTCGCTTTCGAGGACGTGCGGCTCGAACTCTCGTTCCGCTCGGCCGGCGGCGTGCTGCGCGCGGTCGACGCCACCTTCAAGATCGCCGAGCATTACGAGGGCTTGTCCTTCGACGACACGGCGATCGGCACCACCCACAGTACGGCGCGGAAAGCGGCGCCGGGCACCGTCGAACTCTGGCCGATCGAGGAGCCGGCGGACGAGCCCGAGCCCGATGCCTGGGCGGCCCCCGTGGACGCGCCGGAAACCAACGCGCCCGCGATCGTCACGGCGCGCCGCGTGGCGCGGGCGGCGCTCGCCTGGATCACGACGGGCGACGAGAGCGGCCGCGTCTGGCGCCCGGGCGACATCCTGATCCTGGTGCGCAAGCGCTCGGCCGCCTTCGAGGAGGTGATCCGTGCCATGAAGGCGCTCGGCGTGCCGGTCGCCGGCCAGGACCGCCTCGACATCGCCGCCCACATCGCCGTCAACGACCTCGTGGCGGTGGGCCGCGCCGGACTCCTGCCCGCCGACGATCTCACCCTGGCCGGCGCCCTGAAGACGCCGCTGGTGGGCCTCGACGACGACGACCTCGTGCGCATCGCCGCCTGCCGCGACCTGCACGAGACCCTGGAGGATGCCCTGGCCCGGCACGCGGCGGCCGGCGATCCGGCGGCGATCCGGGGGCATGAGGCCCTGCGCGCCTGGATCGCCCTGGCGGCCTGCGAGGGGCCGTTCGGCTTCTACGCCACCCTGCTCGGGGCGCGTGGCGGGCGCCGCGCCCTGGTCTCGCGCCTCGGCGGCGAGGCCGGCGACGCCATCGACGTCTTCCTGATGACGGCCGCCCAGGCCGAGCAGGCGCCCGATGCGCCCTCGCTCGGCGGGTTCCTCGCCCGCTACGACACGGTCCCGGGGCGCGGGGAGGGTGGGCACACGGTCAAGCGCGACCTCGAATCCGGTCGTGACGAGGTCCGGGTGATGACCGTCCACGGGGCCAAGGGGCTGGAGGCGCCGGTCGTGGTCGTCATCGACGGCTGCGAGGCGTTGGGCCGCAACGATCCGCCGCTGCTCTCCGTGGCGGGTTCCGAGCCGGCGCGGTCGCGCTTCGGGCAGGGGGCCGGCCCGCTTCCGCCGGTCTGGGCTGGGGCCAAGGCCGGGGATTGCGAGGCCGTCACGCAGGCTCGCGCCGCCCTGCAGGCCCGGGCCCGCGAGGAGCACAACCGGCTCCTCTACGTCGCCATGACCCGCGCCGCCGACCGCCTCGTGATCGCGCCCTACCGGGGGCACGAGGCCCCCACCGAGGCGGCCTGGTGCGAGATGATCCGCACCGGCCTTGAGGCCGAGTTCGGGGCCGGCGAGTCCGTCGAGACGGCGTACGGCCCGTCCACGCTCTGGCGCGACGGCGGCGCGGCGACGGCGCCCGAGGCGACGCCCGCCGTCGCCGCCGCTCCGCCGAACCTTCCGGCCTGGCTGGAGAGGCCCGTGGCCCCGGAGGCCGAGGCGGCACCCCCGGTCACCCCGTCCGGCGCCCTCGGAGCCGCCGATACCCGGCGCCAGCCCGGCCAGCGGCAGGCGGACAACGCGGCGCGCAAGCGTGGAACCTTGATCCACTCCCTGGTGGAACACCTGCCGCGGATCGACCCGGACCAGCGCGCGGCCGCCGCCACGGCCTTCGTGCGCGCGCGGGCGCCGGGCCTGGAGCCCGCCAAGCAGGCAGCCATCGTCACCGCTACCCTGCGCCTTCTGGAAGAGCCCGACCTCGCGCCGCTCTTCGCCCGCGAGGCGCGGGCCGAGGTGACGCTCTCGGGCCGGGTTCGGGTGGGGGGCGTCTCACGCCCGGTCTTCGGACGGGTCGACCGTCTGGCGGTCTCCGCCGACACGGTCTGGGTGGCGGATTTCAAGACCGGCCGCCCTCTCGCGGAGGGCGCGGCTCTGCCGCGCGCCGAGGCCGGGCAGATCGCCCTCTACGCCGCGCTGCTGGCCGAGATCTATCCGGCGCACCGGGTTGTTCCGATGCTGGTCTGGACCTCCGGGCCGATCATCCGGCGCCTCGACGCGCACGAGGTCGCCGCCGCCCTTGAGACCCTGGCGCAGCGCGCCGCCTGA
- a CDS encoding PIN domain-containing protein gives MIVVDANVVLGALRSRNGASHFVLRGMLMRRFAFAVSPAMIFEYEDVLKRPGLLGPNPAIDPQGIDTILDAVCATAVPVLPWFRFRPFLDDPKDDLYVECALAAGADTILTYDRHFRKPVLMAFGIEAMTPQAFLTR, from the coding sequence ATGATCGTCGTGGATGCCAATGTCGTGCTCGGCGCCCTGCGATCGCGGAACGGCGCGTCCCACTTCGTCCTGCGTGGGATGCTCATGCGCCGGTTCGCGTTCGCGGTCTCACCGGCGATGATCTTCGAATACGAGGATGTGCTGAAGCGACCAGGATTACTCGGGCCCAATCCGGCGATCGATCCTCAGGGGATCGACACGATCCTCGACGCCGTCTGCGCGACGGCGGTTCCGGTCCTGCCCTGGTTCCGGTTCAGGCCCTTTCTCGACGATCCGAAGGACGATCTCTACGTGGAATGCGCCCTGGCCGCCGGAGCCGACACCATCCTGACGTACGATCGGCACTTTCGAAAACCCGTCCTCATGGCTTTCGGGATCGAGGCCATGACCCCGCAAGCATTCCTGACCCGCTGA
- the addB gene encoding double-strand break repair protein AddB, whose product MSSGESPSSHVFTIPPGAPFLPTLADALISGRLVGDLGADPFALASVTLYLPTQRAVRALSAILAARLGQAALLPRMVPLGEADEAELDLAANPLIENGPDVLAPAMPPLERRLILARLVQKWAEAVDRTLLPIDDDVPFLVPSSPADAIGLAADLERLMDALTVEGLPWAEIGGAVEAEYSRYFGLTLDFVKIAAEAWPGILAERGMSDPVSRSRRLVLAEAERLTRERPGDPVIVAGSTGSVPATARLIGAVAGLPRGAVVLPGLDADLDAAGWDAIETGEGFSREIAHGHPQAILHRLLGPGCLGLDRSRVTRLGEPDADAVARSGLLSQALRPAETTEAWADLTPAARAALAESGMRGLALVEAADEREEALIIAIALRETLEVPGAEAALVTPDRALAVRVAAELARWGIVAEDSGGEALSRSRAGRLARLAAELAADLTPARLITLLSHPFVRLGMPRSDVVRAAAALEIGTLRGPAPAPGFDGLREALADQRAATGRRPRAKRRLTELDWDLAAQLLDCLELTFRGFIDTDHRGVGNLVAYAACHRATFDRLIEAAEGEAIDDASLAVLDALFDDLELAEPGLLPGRFGDYPAFFTALARERMVACSDGRPHPRLRILGLLEARLMRVDRVVLGGLDEGVWPMKTTTDAFLNRPMRERIGLNPPERRIGQSAHDFVQALGHRDAVITRAAKREGAPTVPSRFLQRLRAFAGEAHWNGALQAGRRLSAYAAALDQGTGPAQSRLKQPKPRPDPALFPRSLSVTEVETLVRDPYVIFARHVLGLDPLDPVAAEPGAADRGTLIHDILGGFAQRYPEALPQAAVEQLYDLALNAFRPISDTYPELYAEWWPRYERLAARFLDWETERREGLAKVHPEISGSWAIPMGAETFTLRARADRIERRRDGGACIVDFKTGLPPSNKEVFAGFSPQLTLEAAMLMAGAFEGFAATHATPDLLYVHASGGRKPFEPLLVKPPRGDEREVAAIVADHVTRFRGLVARFLAGEAAYTSRPYPKYAKSYGNYDHLARVLEWSLGGEAES is encoded by the coding sequence ATGAGTTCCGGCGAATCCCCGTCCTCCCACGTCTTCACCATTCCTCCCGGTGCGCCGTTCCTGCCCACGCTGGCCGATGCTCTGATCTCGGGCCGGCTCGTCGGGGATCTCGGCGCCGACCCCTTCGCGCTGGCCAGCGTCACCCTCTACCTGCCGACCCAGCGGGCGGTGCGCGCCCTCTCGGCGATCCTGGCCGCACGCCTCGGCCAGGCCGCGCTGCTGCCCCGCATGGTCCCCCTCGGCGAGGCGGACGAGGCCGAACTGGATCTCGCCGCGAACCCCCTGATCGAGAACGGGCCGGACGTGCTCGCCCCGGCGATGCCGCCCCTGGAGCGCCGGCTGATCCTGGCCCGGCTCGTGCAGAAATGGGCCGAGGCGGTCGACCGCACGCTCCTGCCCATCGACGACGACGTGCCCTTCCTCGTGCCGTCCTCGCCCGCCGACGCGATCGGGCTCGCGGCCGACCTCGAGCGGCTGATGGATGCGCTCACCGTGGAGGGCCTGCCCTGGGCTGAGATCGGCGGTGCGGTCGAGGCCGAATACTCGCGCTATTTCGGCCTGACTCTGGATTTCGTGAAGATCGCCGCCGAAGCCTGGCCGGGCATTCTCGCCGAGCGCGGCATGAGCGACCCGGTCTCGCGCTCGCGGCGGCTCGTGCTGGCCGAGGCCGAGCGCCTGACCCGCGAGCGCCCCGGCGATCCGGTGATCGTGGCGGGCTCCACGGGCTCGGTGCCCGCCACCGCCCGGCTGATCGGCGCGGTGGCGGGGCTCCCGCGCGGGGCCGTGGTGCTGCCGGGCCTCGATGCCGACCTCGACGCAGCCGGCTGGGACGCGATCGAGACCGGCGAGGGGTTTTCGCGGGAGATCGCCCACGGGCATCCGCAGGCGATCCTGCATCGCCTGCTCGGTCCGGGCTGCCTCGGGCTCGACCGCTCGCGGGTCACCCGCCTGGGTGAGCCCGACGCGGACGCCGTCGCCCGGTCCGGCCTGCTCTCGCAGGCCCTGCGCCCGGCCGAGACCACCGAGGCCTGGGCCGACCTCACGCCGGCGGCGCGGGCCGCCCTCGCCGAATCCGGAATGCGCGGCCTCGCCCTGGTCGAGGCCGCCGACGAGCGCGAGGAGGCGCTGATCATCGCCATCGCCCTGCGCGAGACGCTGGAGGTTCCGGGCGCCGAGGCGGCCCTGGTGACGCCCGACCGGGCCCTGGCCGTCCGGGTGGCCGCCGAACTCGCCCGCTGGGGCATCGTGGCTGAGGATTCCGGCGGCGAGGCCCTCTCGCGCAGCCGCGCCGGCCGGCTCGCGCGCCTGGCCGCAGAACTCGCCGCCGACCTGACGCCGGCCCGCCTGATCACCCTGCTGTCGCATCCCTTCGTCCGGCTCGGGATGCCACGCAGCGACGTGGTGCGTGCCGCGGCCGCCCTGGAGATCGGGACCTTGCGCGGTCCCGCGCCCGCCCCGGGCTTCGACGGTTTGCGCGAGGCGCTCGCCGACCAGCGCGCCGCCACCGGGCGTCGACCCCGCGCCAAGCGTCGCCTGACGGAGCTGGACTGGGATCTCGCCGCCCAACTCCTCGACTGCCTGGAACTCACGTTCCGCGGTTTCATCGACACCGATCATCGCGGTGTGGGAAACCTCGTCGCCTATGCGGCCTGCCATCGCGCTACCTTCGACCGTTTGATCGAAGCGGCCGAGGGGGAGGCGATCGACGACGCCTCGCTCGCCGTCCTCGACGCCCTCTTCGACGATCTCGAACTCGCCGAGCCGGGCCTCCTGCCCGGGCGCTTCGGCGATTACCCCGCCTTCTTCACCGCCCTGGCCCGCGAGCGGATGGTGGCCTGCAGCGACGGGCGCCCGCACCCGCGCCTGCGCATCCTCGGGCTCCTGGAGGCGCGCCTGATGCGGGTCGACCGGGTGGTGCTCGGCGGCCTCGACGAGGGCGTCTGGCCGATGAAGACGACCACCGACGCCTTCCTCAACCGCCCCATGCGCGAGCGCATCGGCCTCAATCCTCCCGAGCGCCGCATCGGCCAGAGCGCCCACGACTTCGTCCAGGCGCTCGGCCACCGCGACGCCGTGATCACCCGCGCGGCCAAGCGCGAGGGCGCCCCCACCGTGCCGTCGCGCTTCCTCCAGCGCCTGCGCGCCTTCGCGGGCGAGGCCCACTGGAACGGCGCGCTCCAGGCCGGGCGCCGCCTCTCGGCCTACGCCGCCGCCCTCGACCAGGGCACCGGCCCGGCGCAGAGCCGCCTGAAGCAGCCGAAGCCCCGGCCCGATCCCGCCCTGTTCCCGCGGTCCCTGAGCGTCACCGAGGTCGAGACCCTGGTGCGCGACCCCTACGTGATCTTCGCCCGCCACGTGCTCGGCCTCGACCCCCTCGATCCGGTGGCGGCCGAGCCCGGCGCGGCGGATCGCGGCACGCTGATCCACGACATCCTCGGCGGCTTCGCGCAGCGGTACCCGGAGGCCCTGCCCCAGGCGGCGGTGGAGCAGCTCTACGACCTCGCCCTCAACGCCTTCCGGCCGATCTCCGACACCTATCCCGAACTCTACGCCGAGTGGTGGCCGCGCTACGAGCGGCTGGCGGCCCGGTTCCTCGACTGGGAGACCGAGCGGCGCGAAGGGCTCGCGAAGGTCCATCCGGAGATCTCCGGCAGCTGGGCGATCCCGATGGGCGCGGAGACCTTCACCCTGCGGGCGCGGGCCGACCGGATCGAGCGCCGCCGCGACGGGGGAGCCTGCATCGTCGACTTCAAGACCGGCCTGCCCCCGAGCAACAAGGAGGTGTTCGCCGGCTTCTCGCCCCAGCTCACCCTGGAGGCGGCGATGCTCATGGCGGGCGCCTTCGAGGGGTTCGCTGCGACCCATGCCACGCCGGACCTCCTCTACGTCCACGCCTCGGGCGGCCGCAAACCCTTCGAGCCCCTCCTCGTGAAGCCGCCGCGCGGCGACGAGCGCGAGGTCGCCGCCATCGTGGCCGATCACGTCACCCGGTTCCGGGGACTCGTCGCCCGCTTCCTCGCGGGCGAGGCGGCCTACACCTCGCGGCCCTACCCGAAATACGCCAAATCCTATGGGAACTACGATCACCTCGCGCGGGTGCTCGAATGGTCGCTTGGCGGGGAAGCCGAGTCATGA
- a CDS encoding nucleotidyltransferase family protein, whose protein sequence is MPDTSPITHAFVLAAGLGKRMRPITATVPKPLVEVAGRALLDHALDRAAEGGITRAVVNVHYLADLIEGHVGKRRTAPEIVISDERDALLETGGGVKKALPLLGAEPFVVFNADSFWLEGPESNLGRLIAAWDPEAMDILLLVAPTATSLGYEGAGDFVMNSSGALERRGEREVAPFIYAGVAILKPGLFAETPEGAFSLNLLFDRAIAAGRLHGLRLDGQWLHVGTPEAITAAEARVKSTAPVA, encoded by the coding sequence ATGCCCGACACCTCCCCCATCACGCACGCCTTCGTCCTCGCGGCGGGCCTCGGCAAGCGCATGCGCCCGATCACCGCGACGGTCCCGAAACCCCTGGTGGAGGTGGCCGGCCGCGCGCTCCTCGACCACGCCCTCGACCGGGCGGCGGAGGGCGGCATCACCCGGGCCGTGGTCAACGTTCACTACCTCGCCGACCTGATCGAGGGGCATGTGGGCAAGCGGCGGACGGCACCGGAGATCGTCATCTCCGACGAGCGCGACGCCCTCCTGGAGACCGGCGGCGGCGTGAAGAAGGCCCTGCCGCTCCTCGGCGCGGAGCCGTTCGTGGTGTTCAACGCCGATTCGTTCTGGCTCGAAGGGCCGGAATCCAACCTCGGGCGCCTGATCGCGGCCTGGGATCCGGAGGCGATGGACATCCTCCTCCTCGTCGCCCCCACGGCGACCAGCCTCGGCTACGAGGGGGCCGGCGACTTCGTCATGAATTCCTCCGGCGCCCTGGAGCGGCGCGGCGAGCGCGAGGTGGCGCCCTTCATCTACGCGGGTGTCGCGATCCTGAAGCCGGGCCTGTTCGCGGAGACGCCGGAGGGCGCCTTCTCCCTGAACCTCCTGTTCGACCGCGCCATCGCGGCCGGGCGCCTGCACGGCCTGCGCCTCGACGGCCAATGGCTGCATGTCGGCACGCCGGAGGCGATCACGGCCGCCGAGGCACGGGTGAAGTCGACCGCGCCGGTGGCGTAA
- the tsaE gene encoding tRNA (adenosine(37)-N6)-threonylcarbamoyltransferase complex ATPase subunit type 1 TsaE: MLPDEGATEDLGRFVAEFLLPGDIVALSGGLGGGKTTLARALIRELVGDPGLDVPSPTFTLIQPYEAADGRPIVHADLYRLRSPDELVELGFDEMTETAITLVEWPERLGDRDAPILAIDLSLRAEFGDNARFARIDGHGGMAARLRRARALRALLVRSGWDEATRIAMQGDASSRAYERLVKADGRSAVLMISPPRADGPPVRNGRPYSAIVKLAESVHAFVGVDRGLRALGFSAPRIYGEDLAEGLLIIEDLGSEPVVDAAGPRPERYAEAVRLLAKLHATELPGVLPVADGIDHVLPPYDLEALVFETELLPDWYCPAIRGADLPGPARSEFVGLWAEVLDSITPDRPTWTLRDYHSPNLIWLPEREGLERIGVIDFQDAVLGHPAYDVASLLQDARVDASAEFELRLLGLYVRERRAREPDFDMHAFAQAYAVLAAQRATKILGIFARLDRRDGKPGYLAHLPRIEGYLARNLNHPALTRLRLWHEAHLPHLVPKKAPDPAEGA; this comes from the coding sequence ATGCTCCCGGACGAGGGCGCCACCGAGGATCTCGGTCGCTTCGTCGCCGAGTTCCTGCTGCCCGGCGACATCGTCGCCCTCTCCGGCGGGCTCGGCGGCGGCAAGACCACGCTGGCCCGCGCGCTGATCCGCGAACTCGTGGGCGACCCGGGCCTCGATGTCCCGAGCCCGACCTTCACGCTGATCCAGCCCTACGAGGCGGCCGACGGGCGCCCCATCGTGCATGCCGACCTCTACCGTCTGCGCAGTCCCGACGAGCTCGTTGAGCTCGGCTTCGACGAGATGACCGAGACCGCCATCACCCTGGTGGAATGGCCCGAGCGCCTCGGCGACCGCGACGCGCCGATCCTCGCCATCGACCTCTCCCTCCGGGCCGAGTTCGGCGACAACGCGCGCTTCGCCCGCATCGACGGCCATGGCGGCATGGCCGCCCGCCTCAGGCGGGCCCGTGCCCTGCGCGCGCTCCTGGTCCGCAGCGGCTGGGACGAGGCGACCCGCATTGCCATGCAGGGCGACGCCTCCTCGCGCGCCTACGAGCGCCTGGTGAAGGCCGACGGGCGGAGCGCGGTGCTGATGATCTCGCCCCCCCGCGCGGATGGCCCGCCGGTGCGCAACGGCCGTCCCTACAGCGCCATCGTCAAGCTCGCCGAGAGCGTCCACGCCTTCGTGGGCGTCGACCGGGGCCTGCGGGCCCTCGGCTTCTCCGCCCCCCGGATCTACGGCGAGGACCTCGCCGAGGGCCTGCTGATCATCGAGGATCTCGGCTCGGAGCCCGTGGTCGATGCGGCCGGGCCGCGTCCCGAGCGCTACGCGGAGGCGGTGCGGCTGCTCGCCAAGCTCCACGCCACCGAACTGCCCGGCGTGCTCCCCGTGGCCGACGGCATCGATCACGTGCTGCCCCCCTACGACCTCGAGGCTCTGGTCTTCGAGACCGAACTGCTGCCGGACTGGTACTGCCCGGCGATCCGGGGCGCGGACCTGCCCGGGCCGGCCCGCTCCGAGTTCGTCGGGCTCTGGGCCGAGGTGCTCGACAGCATCACGCCGGATCGTCCGACCTGGACCCTACGGGACTATCATTCGCCCAACCTGATCTGGCTGCCCGAGCGCGAGGGCCTGGAGCGCATCGGCGTCATCGATTTCCAGGACGCGGTGCTGGGGCACCCGGCCTACGACGTCGCCTCGCTCCTGCAGGATGCGCGCGTCGATGCCTCTGCCGAATTCGAGCTGCGCCTGCTCGGCCTCTACGTGCGGGAGCGCCGCGCCCGCGAGCCCGATTTCGACATGCATGCCTTCGCCCAGGCCTACGCGGTGCTGGCGGCCCAGCGCGCCACCAAGATCCTCGGCATCTTCGCGCGCCTCGACCGGCGCGACGGCAAGCCGGGCTACCTCGCCCACCTGCCGCGCATCGAGGGCTACCTCGCACGCAACCTCAACCATCCGGCCCTGACGCGACTGCGCCTCTGGCACGAGGCGCACCTGCCTCACCTCGTGCCGAAGAAGGCACCGGACCCGGCCGAGGGCGCCTGA